The genome window GCTGAAGGCGGATGTGTCCTCTGATGGCCCGGGATGGGAAGATGCGCGCATTGCCGAGGCATTAGAGACCAGTCTCTCGACTGTTTTCCGCACCCGGCGCCAACTTGTGGAGGAAGGGCTTGAGGCGACTTTAGCGCGCAAAGTTCCAGCGTCGCTTTCACAACCTCGGATCTTCGATGGGCAAGCCGAGGCCAAGCTGATCGCGCTTGCCTGTTCCGAACCACCCGAAGGATATACGCACTGGACACTCAGGTTGTTGGAAAAGCGGGTTGTCGAACTGGGCATTGTTGAGCAGGCCAGTGATACCACAATCCAACGCACGCTTAAAAAAACGCGCTCAAACCGCACCGGAACCGGTACTGGGTAATCCCACCCAAAGCCAACGCTGGTTTCGTGGCGGCCATGGAGAATGTGCTGGACGTCTACACCCGTCCACACGATCAAAACCGTCCGCTGGTTTGTCTGGACGAGACCAGCAAACAATTGACCCGTGAGACCCGCACACCCATTCCCATGCAGCCAGGGCGCGAGGCGCGCCATGACTACGAATATGAACGCGCAGGTGTCGCCAGCCTGTTCATGTTATTCGCTCCTCTGGAGGGCTGGCGCCACGTCGAGATACGCGATCGACGCACTGCCATCGATTATGCCCATATCCTGCGCGATCTGGCTGATCTCCACTTTCCCTATGCCGAAAAGATCGATCTCGTGCAGGATAATCTGAACACCCACAACCCTGCATCGCTGTACGAGGCTTTCCCGCCTGCCCAAGCGCGCCGCATCGCACAACGGTTCGAATGGCACTACACGCCAAAACATGGGTCTTGGCTCAACATCGCTGAATGTGAACTCAGCGTCCTCGCTCGCCAATGTCTGGCCCGGCGCATCCCGGACAAAACTATGCTGAAGGCCGAAGTCGATGCATGGACAACAAATCGCAACTCCCAACGCGCCAAAACCAACTGGCAGTTCACAACTCAAGACGCGCGCACAAAGCTTATCCGGCTTTATCCGCAAATCGAGTGAATCGCAGGACTAGGAGTCGTTGAGGAACCGAAATTTGACGGGTTGACGTCCAGGTGCGGAGCGTTTCATGTAGGCGCATGATACGTCCTTGTTTTTCTTTCCGCTGCAGAACGGCTTGAGGTTTGCGTGCGTAGTCAGCGCGAAGATCATGGTGTTTCGCGTCGGGCCAATGCGATCCTGTTGCTGGATGACGGGAAGTCCTGCCAGGCTATTGCAGAATTTCTGTATCCGGACGACGACACCATTCGCGACTGGTCGGTTAAGGGGAAAAGCACGTGCTTGACGTTTTATTGATCAAACGCAATACGCCGCAGACCCTTGCACCCAGCGGACAACAACTTGGCAATGCCGTCAGCCCGAATAATCGGCTGTTGCGCATGAATGGCCCCCCTACGGGTTATTACAATAGCTCCGACAGTTCTTTCGCCGCCTGTTTCAAACGTGGCAACAACGCATAGCCCTTTTCCAGCGAAATGCGCTGCGTCGGACCCTGAAACGCGATTGTGGCAGGCATGCGCCCATATTTGTCATGTACCGGCATGGCGAATGCTATGGCCCCATCAAGAAATTCCTCGTTATCGACAGCAAAACCTTGCGCGCGCACCTTGGCAATCTCGGCGCGCAAGGCATCGCGGTCGGTGATGGTATAGGCGGTCTTCGCCTCCAGCTCGACATTGCGCAGGAAGCTTTCCAGCCTCAATTCGCTTAGCGTCGAGAGGTACAGTTTGCCCGAAGCTGTGCAATAAAGCGGCACATGCGTGCCCACCGAAAACTGGACGCGTAAGGGCCACTCTGTCTCGACCCTGTCCAAATATACCATCGCTTCGCGGTCGGGTATCGCAACATTGCATGTTTCGCCTGTATCCTTGGCAAGGGCACGCAAGACTGCAAGCCGCGAGGTGCGCACGCGCATGGTCGACAGCGTAGCCACTGCAAATTGGCGCGTGCGCGGTCCGACAGAATAGGAACGACCATCGGGTTCGCGTTGCAGATAGCCTTCTTCCTCCAGGGTTTGGAATAGCCGGTGCAGAGTGGCCTTTGGCAATTCTGTTGCATTGCCCAGATCAGCAGGAGTCACCGGTCCGCCAATGCGCACAATCTCTTCCAGAATTGTCAGCATTCGCATGGTTGTCGGAATGCGACCTGTCTGCGCTGCGCCATCGTTGTCTGTATTGTGCATCATCTCTCATGCCCATCAATTCGCTGGCCCCGGCGTCAGGTCAGCGCCAATGAAAGCCATGGAACAAAGGCAACCAGCAACCAAACTGCGATCAGAGCGATCAGATAAGGCACAATATACTTCAGCAATCGCATATATGGCACCCCAGTTACGCCACTTGCGACATAAAGGTTCAGCCCATAGGGCGGCGTAATGAAGCCGATCGAGCCGCCAATCAGGAAAATAACAGCGAAATGCACCGGATCGACACCGACGCTGACGGCAATCGGAGCAAGTATCGGTGCCATGATAATGGTGTTTGGCAAGCTTTCCAACACCATACCCGCAATAAAGACAAATGCCATCGCCATCAGCAACACGGCATAATATCCGCCGATTCCCGTCATGAAGGTTTCAATGGCGTCTTTCGCACCCAGCAGCGACAGGATCTGCTGCATGACAACCGATATACCGATCAAGGGGGCAAGCATACCGGCAATGCGTGCAGAATTCAGCACGACCGAGGGCAGGTCGCGCAGGCGGAACCCTTCGACCAGAACCATCTCGATCCAGCCCGGCACACGGGTCAGGTCTTCGTTTTCCGATTGGCCGCGATTGATGAGCCGATAAAGCGGGCGCGAGATCAGTGCCACGATGACGCAGAATCCGACAGTTACACCTGCTGCTTCTGTCGGAGAAAACTTGCCAGTATAGATGCCCCATAAAACCAACCCGATGGCGAAAAAGCCAAGCCATGCCCCGAAGGCTGTTTTCAGCATGCGGTCGAACTGAAAGCGGATCAGATGCCCCCAGCCATTGACGCGGCACACGATCCAGCAAGTGATCTGCATCCCCACCACCATCAGCGCGCCAGGGATAATACCGGCCAGAAACAACTCGGAAATCGAAAGGTTCATCAGGAACCCATAGACAATGAAGATGATCGAGGGCGGGATGATAATACCGACAGTGCCGCCCGCCGCTGCGGTCGCCGCCGCGAAGCGTTCATCAAAGCCATTCTTGACCATGCGCGGATGCATCATGGCACCAATCGTTGCGGTTGTCGCGGAATTGGACCCCGAAATGGCGGCGAATAAACCACAAGCGCCGATACTTGCCATGCCAAGCCCGCCGCGCAGCCAGCCAAGACAGGCATAGGCGAAAGACGACAGCCGGTGCGCGATGCCAGAGCGGTTGATCAGATCTCCAGTCAGGATGAACAAAGGCATGGCCAGAAGCGCGAATGATGTCGTGAACACCGCCGAGAAGGCATAGCCGATATTGTCGAGCGTCAGATCGACAACAAAACTCATGGCGACGACCCACAGGCCGATCACAAGAAAGATCGGCACACCAAGCATGAAAAAGCCCGAGGCGATCAGCGAGAATATTAGTGTCAGCGTTCCGTCTGTCATCGCAGAAGTCCTATTCGCGGGCAAGTTCGTTGGTCAGGCCGAATTCGCGGCCTGCGCGGTAATTGCGGATATCCTGAAGCAGGTTTTCCAACACGCGTGCATAAAGCAGCAACCAGGCCGCCGGGACACAAATGTAGAACCACCACCGCATCACATTGTCGGTGCCCAACAGCATCTGGAAATTCGCAGCCGAATTGGCAGTAAGGCGCAGGGTTGCAACCATGACGATCACGGCCATGATGTACCACAAGCCTGCATCAAGACAGGACAGCGCCAGCCGGCCTTTCGGGGGCATCATTGCGCGGAATTCGCCAAAGGACAGATGTGTGCGCAGCTTGACGTTATAGGCACAGCCGATCCATGTCAGCAGCAGAAACAGATAGGGCGGCAGCGTCGTCGACCATGGTGCCTGAACATTGAAAACAAAGCGCCGGATTACTTCAACAAAGATAATTGCAGCGATGGTCAGATATATGAAGAACATCGCGGTCGGTTCCAGATAGCGATCCAGAAGCTTTGCCTTGCGCAAGGCCATCATGACCAGAAATGCCGCAGGCAGCAGCGCCATGGCAATGATCCAATAAAGTGCCGGATTTCGGATGGCGCGTGATATGGCCCAGGACTGGCCCGATAGGACCGCGTCCCAGATTGCCATGAACCCTGTCAAAAATTCC of Roseinatronobacter monicus contains these proteins:
- a CDS encoding IS630 family transposase (programmed frameshift); amino-acid sequence: MTRGCKPKYVVRLTTEEREHLEGMIRTGRQAAYRLLKARILLKADVSSDGPGWEDARIAEALETSLSTVFRTRRQLVEEGLEATLARKVPASLSQPRIFDGQAEAKLIALACSEPPEGYTHWTLRLLEKRVVELGIVEQASDTTIQRTLKKNALKPHRNRYWVIPPKANAGFVAAMENVLDVYTRPHDQNRPLVCLDETSKQLTRETRTPIPMQPGREARHDYEYERAGVASLFMLFAPLEGWRHVEIRDRRTAIDYAHILRDLADLHFPYAEKIDLVQDNLNTHNPASLYEAFPPAQARRIAQRFEWHYTPKHGSWLNIAECELSVLARQCLARRIPDKTMLKAEVDAWTTNRNSQRAKTNWQFTTQDARTKLIRLYPQIE
- a CDS encoding IclR family transcriptional regulator → MMHNTDNDGAAQTGRIPTTMRMLTILEEIVRIGGPVTPADLGNATELPKATLHRLFQTLEEEGYLQREPDGRSYSVGPRTRQFAVATLSTMRVRTSRLAVLRALAKDTGETCNVAIPDREAMVYLDRVETEWPLRVQFSVGTHVPLYCTASGKLYLSTLSELRLESFLRNVELEAKTAYTITDRDALRAEIAKVRAQGFAVDNEEFLDGAIAFAMPVHDKYGRMPATIAFQGPTQRISLEKGYALLPRLKQAAKELSELL
- a CDS encoding TRAP transporter large permease codes for the protein MTDGTLTLIFSLIASGFFMLGVPIFLVIGLWVVAMSFVVDLTLDNIGYAFSAVFTTSFALLAMPLFILTGDLINRSGIAHRLSSFAYACLGWLRGGLGMASIGACGLFAAISGSNSATTATIGAMMHPRMVKNGFDERFAAATAAAGGTVGIIIPPSIIFIVYGFLMNLSISELFLAGIIPGALMVVGMQITCWIVCRVNGWGHLIRFQFDRMLKTAFGAWLGFFAIGLVLWGIYTGKFSPTEAAGVTVGFCVIVALISRPLYRLINRGQSENEDLTRVPGWIEMVLVEGFRLRDLPSVVLNSARIAGMLAPLIGISVVMQQILSLLGAKDAIETFMTGIGGYYAVLLMAMAFVFIAGMVLESLPNTIIMAPILAPIAVSVGVDPVHFAVIFLIGGSIGFITPPYGLNLYVASGVTGVPYMRLLKYIVPYLIALIAVWLLVAFVPWLSLALT
- a CDS encoding TRAP transporter small permease, with translation MQEFLTGFMAIWDAVLSGQSWAISRAIRNPALYWIIAMALLPAAFLVMMALRKAKLLDRYLEPTAMFFIYLTIAAIIFVEVIRRFVFNVQAPWSTTLPPYLFLLLTWIGCAYNVKLRTHLSFGEFRAMMPPKGRLALSCLDAGLWYIMAVIVMVATLRLTANSAANFQMLLGTDNVMRWWFYICVPAAWLLLYARVLENLLQDIRNYRAGREFGLTNELARE